A window of Coriobacteriia bacterium contains these coding sequences:
- a CDS encoding phenylacetate--CoA ligase translates to MPRGELEKLQLARTKDVLQRVYANVPLYKRKFDEAGFDPSTFESLDDLVRVPFTVKDDMRSAYPYGMFAAPMRDIVRVHSSSGTTGQITVVGYTRGDIDRWADLMARTYASGGTTPDDVVQVAYGYGLFTGGLGAHYGAERLGALTIPVSGGNTKRQVQILKDFGVTVLACTPSYALLIAETAMEMGIDPRDLPIRVGVFGAEPWSESMRHQIEHAMGIKAIDIYGLSEVMGPGVAAECVHQNGLHVFEDHFLIEIVDPETFERMPDGEYGEVVFTTLTKEGIPIIRYRTRDLSRIIPEPCTCGRTFRRMERIGGRSDDMLIIRGVNVFPSQIEQVLGTIPGVAPHYLVVLSKRGSLDHVQVQVEVAPEFRIDEVRELERLQKRVRAEIESALAVSIEVKLVEPKTIARSEGKAKRVLDLRAEHGGAK, encoded by the coding sequence ATGCCGCGAGGGGAGCTTGAGAAGCTTCAGCTCGCGCGGACCAAGGACGTGCTGCAGCGTGTGTACGCCAACGTCCCGCTCTACAAGCGCAAGTTCGACGAGGCGGGATTCGACCCCTCGACGTTTGAGTCCCTCGACGACTTGGTCCGCGTGCCGTTTACGGTCAAGGACGACATGCGCTCGGCGTACCCCTACGGGATGTTCGCCGCGCCCATGCGCGATATCGTGCGAGTGCACTCTTCTTCCGGCACAACCGGCCAGATCACCGTAGTCGGCTACACGCGGGGCGACATCGATCGCTGGGCCGATCTGATGGCGCGCACGTACGCATCGGGCGGGACGACGCCGGATGACGTGGTGCAAGTGGCCTATGGCTACGGCCTGTTCACCGGCGGCCTGGGCGCGCACTACGGCGCCGAGCGGCTCGGCGCGCTCACTATCCCCGTTTCGGGCGGCAACACCAAGCGGCAGGTCCAGATCCTGAAGGACTTCGGCGTGACGGTACTGGCGTGCACGCCGAGCTATGCGCTCTTGATCGCCGAGACTGCCATGGAGATGGGTATCGACCCGCGCGACCTGCCCATTCGCGTCGGAGTCTTTGGCGCCGAGCCGTGGAGCGAGTCGATGCGTCACCAGATCGAGCATGCGATGGGCATCAAGGCGATCGACATCTACGGTCTGTCGGAGGTCATGGGTCCGGGCGTGGCAGCCGAGTGCGTCCACCAGAACGGGCTGCACGTCTTCGAGGATCACTTCCTCATCGAGATCGTCGACCCCGAGACTTTCGAGCGTATGCCCGACGGCGAGTACGGCGAGGTCGTCTTCACGACGCTTACCAAAGAAGGCATCCCCATCATTCGCTACCGGACGCGCGATCTGTCGCGCATCATTCCCGAGCCCTGCACCTGCGGGCGCACGTTTCGCCGCATGGAGCGGATCGGCGGTCGCTCCGACGACATGCTGATCATTCGCGGAGTCAACGTCTTTCCGAGTCAGATCGAGCAGGTGCTCGGCACGATTCCTGGGGTCGCGCCGCACTATCTTGTCGTGCTGAGCAAGCGCGGATCGCTCGATCACGTACAGGTGCAAGTGGAGGTCGCTCCCGAGTTCAGGATCGACGAGGTTCGCGAGCTGGAGCGCTTGCAGAAGCGGGTCAGGGCCGAGATCGAGTCGGCGCTCGCGGTATCCATCGAGGTCAAACTGGTCGAACCCAAGACGATCGCCCGCAGCGAAGGCAAGGCCAAGCGAGTGCTTGACCTTCGCGCCGAGCATGGAGGTGCGAAGTAG
- a CDS encoding ACT domain-containing protein produces the protein MIDQVSVFLENKMGRLAELCRALGNAGIDMHALMVADTEEFGVVRIICDTPIAAKDLLDSEGFSASVTSVLAVEIPDRPGGLADVLEALQAQGISVEYAYCFVEPSGAAAVDIFKVDAPGADSALIAAGFRALSPAELYSPDKS, from the coding sequence ATGATCGATCAGGTCTCGGTATTCCTCGAGAACAAGATGGGACGGCTCGCCGAGCTGTGCCGCGCTCTGGGCAACGCCGGAATCGACATGCATGCGCTCATGGTGGCGGACACAGAAGAGTTCGGCGTTGTCCGCATCATCTGTGACACGCCGATCGCCGCTAAGGACCTGCTCGACTCCGAGGGGTTCTCGGCGAGTGTGACTTCGGTGCTGGCAGTTGAGATTCCGGATCGGCCGGGTGGGCTCGCAGACGTGCTCGAGGCTCTGCAGGCTCAAGGAATCAGCGTCGAGTACGCCTACTGCTTCGTGGAGCCTTCCGGCGCCGCTGCGGTCGACATCTTCAAAGTCGATGCGCCGGGCGCCGATAGCGCGCTCATCGCGGCAGGGTTCAGGGCGCTGTCGCCCGCCGAGCTGTACTCGCCCGACAAGAGCTGA
- a CDS encoding D-alanyl-D-alanine carboxypeptidase: MDDRSPCTERDPSGKRSHALCIGRESSGDKRFSRRWIASALLLVALVDGLVAPAFTVAAPSPSDLVDGSTAAKRHVDLAAMPDVTMAEGALVDGDGRTLWARTPAVRRPMASITKIMTAVVALEHSNLNDVVTVPREAVVVGQSSANLVAGEQLTMREMLEALLVKSGNDAAVAIAIHVGGTEAGFVQMMNAKAQALGLANTHYANPHGLDAPGHYTTANDLGVLARYAMSKPAFRDIVRQSSVTIGQGKHKETLASTDLLLSTYQGAMGVKTGNTNGAGYSVVSAAQRGGVTLYAIVMGTKSDRDRFTQAKALLDWGFAHYRPLGLGTKGTVVAEAPVSSYLDVTVPVAFSADTTAAVLDLEGTVRRTITVSPVPAPVDRGQQVGVATFKQGGKVIATVPLVSTTRVGRPNPFEAVWIATVRLWQRIFG, from the coding sequence ATGGACGACAGATCCCCCTGTACCGAGAGAGACCCATCGGGAAAGCGGTCTCACGCGCTTTGTATCGGCAGGGAGTCAAGCGGTGATAAGCGATTCTCTCGGCGCTGGATTGCCTCGGCGCTGTTGCTCGTTGCTCTCGTAGACGGGCTTGTCGCGCCCGCATTTACCGTCGCCGCGCCATCGCCGAGCGATCTGGTGGACGGCTCTACCGCGGCCAAGCGCCACGTCGACCTCGCGGCAATGCCCGACGTCACCATGGCCGAGGGTGCGCTCGTCGATGGCGATGGGCGCACTCTGTGGGCCCGCACTCCGGCCGTGCGCCGTCCGATGGCCAGCATCACGAAGATCATGACCGCCGTAGTCGCGCTCGAGCACTCAAACCTCAACGACGTCGTCACGGTTCCACGCGAGGCGGTCGTGGTAGGGCAGTCCTCGGCAAACCTGGTAGCCGGCGAGCAACTCACGATGCGCGAGATGCTCGAGGCGCTGCTGGTCAAGTCGGGCAACGACGCCGCCGTGGCCATCGCAATCCATGTTGGTGGCACCGAGGCCGGTTTCGTGCAGATGATGAACGCCAAGGCCCAAGCGCTAGGGCTGGCAAACACTCACTACGCCAACCCCCACGGGCTCGATGCCCCGGGGCACTACACGACGGCGAACGACTTGGGCGTCTTGGCCCGCTACGCGATGAGTAAGCCCGCGTTTCGGGACATCGTCCGCCAGTCGTCGGTGACTATCGGGCAGGGCAAGCACAAAGAGACGTTGGCCTCTACCGACCTTCTGCTCAGCACGTACCAAGGTGCGATGGGGGTCAAGACAGGCAACACGAACGGCGCAGGCTACTCGGTCGTGTCGGCGGCTCAGCGCGGTGGTGTCACGCTCTACGCGATCGTGATGGGCACGAAGTCGGATCGTGACCGGTTCACCCAAGCCAAGGCGTTGCTGGACTGGGGCTTTGCGCACTACAGGCCACTTGGGCTCGGAACCAAGGGCACGGTCGTCGCCGAGGCGCCGGTGTCGAGCTACCTGGACGTGACGGTGCCGGTGGCGTTCTCGGCTGACACTACCGCGGCGGTTCTCGACTTGGAGGGTACGGTCAGGCGTACGATCACCGTTTCACCGGTGCCCGCTCCTGTCGATAGGGGGCAACAAGTCGGAGTGGCGACCTTCAAGCAGGGCGGTAAGGTAATCGCCACGGTACCGCTCGTGTCGACGACCAGGGTCGGACGCCCCAATCCGTTCGAGGCGGTCTGGATAGCCACGGTCCGTCTCTGGCAGAGAATCTTCGGCTGA
- the gcvT gene encoding glycine cleavage system aminomethyltransferase GcvT yields MSDDLKRTSLFEEHAALGARMVPFAGWEMPVQYAGIIEEHRAVRRSAGVFDVGHMAEFRVFGFGAFDFLQRMLTNDLHRIAELGQAQYTLMLDDEGHIIDDLIVYHTGDLEYMIIANAGNHEADFEWLSSHAPEDLELVDESERTALIALQGPEALRIVGELAGQGWVAPERFTIAEAMLDSIPALVARTGYTGEDGVEIVVGAGQASALWRALLSFAEVTPAGLGARDTLRLEMGYPLFGSDMDRTNDPISAGLGWVVPKAKTGYIGADAIASIRETGPARKLVGLTVEGGIPRHGYAVLHEGVVVGKVASGSFSPTLEIGIATAYVPVELAAPGTRFEIEIRKKTVPATVVKPPFVSQTSLSA; encoded by the coding sequence ATGTCAGACGACCTGAAGCGCACATCGCTCTTTGAAGAGCACGCCGCGCTCGGCGCGCGAATGGTGCCGTTCGCAGGCTGGGAGATGCCGGTGCAGTATGCCGGCATCATCGAGGAGCATCGCGCAGTACGTCGCTCGGCGGGCGTATTCGACGTCGGGCACATGGCCGAGTTCCGCGTCTTTGGCTTCGGCGCGTTCGACTTCCTGCAGCGTATGCTCACCAACGACCTGCACAGGATCGCCGAGCTGGGCCAAGCCCAGTACACGCTGATGCTCGACGACGAGGGCCACATCATCGACGACCTGATCGTCTATCACACGGGTGATCTTGAGTACATGATCATCGCCAACGCCGGCAACCACGAAGCCGACTTCGAGTGGCTCTCCAGCCACGCGCCGGAAGACCTCGAGCTGGTTGACGAGTCCGAGCGCACCGCACTCATCGCGCTGCAGGGCCCCGAGGCGCTGCGAATCGTCGGCGAACTGGCGGGCCAGGGATGGGTTGCGCCCGAGCGCTTCACGATCGCCGAGGCGATGCTGGACTCGATTCCGGCGCTCGTGGCGCGCACGGGCTACACCGGCGAGGACGGCGTGGAGATCGTCGTGGGTGCCGGTCAGGCGTCCGCGCTGTGGCGCGCGCTGCTGTCCTTCGCCGAGGTCACGCCCGCGGGATTGGGGGCTCGTGACACGCTGCGCCTCGAGATGGGCTATCCGCTGTTCGGCAGCGACATGGACCGCACCAACGACCCCATCTCGGCGGGACTGGGCTGGGTCGTGCCGAAGGCCAAGACCGGCTATATCGGCGCCGATGCCATCGCCTCGATCCGCGAGACCGGGCCGGCGCGCAAGCTCGTTGGGCTGACGGTCGAAGGCGGTATTCCTCGGCATGGCTACGCCGTGTTGCACGAGGGCGTCGTGGTGGGTAAGGTAGCGAGCGGCAGCTTCTCCCCAACGCTTGAGATCGGCATAGCGACCGCGTACGTTCCGGTCGAACTCGCAGCCCCGGGTACCCGGTTCGAGATCGAGATTCGCAAGAAGACCGTTCCTGCGACCGTGGTGAAGCCGCCGTTCGTGTCACAGACGTCGCTGTCCGCATAG
- the gcvH gene encoding glycine cleavage system protein GcvH: MAHPTDRSYSKDHEWVLVDGDVATIGISDFAQDQLGEVVYVDMPAEGDVLTAGDSFGEIESVKSVSELIAPVSGEIIEVNESLGDSPETVNADAHGAGWMVKVRFTDESELDALLSGEDYDAFITEA, from the coding sequence ATGGCACACCCTACCGATCGTTCGTACTCCAAGGATCACGAGTGGGTGCTCGTCGACGGCGACGTCGCGACCATCGGCATCTCTGATTTCGCCCAAGACCAGCTCGGCGAGGTCGTCTACGTCGACATGCCCGCCGAGGGTGACGTACTGACCGCGGGCGACTCGTTTGGCGAGATCGAGTCGGTCAAGTCCGTCTCCGAGCTCATCGCGCCCGTCTCCGGCGAGATCATCGAGGTCAACGAATCTCTGGGTGACTCACCCGAGACCGTGAACGCCGACGCGCACGGCGCCGGCTGGATGGTCAAGGTCCGCTTCACCGACGAGAGCGAGCTCGACGCCCTGCTTTCCGGCGAGGACTACGACGCCTTCATCACCGAGGCTTAA
- the gcvPA gene encoding aminomethyl-transferring glycine dehydrogenase subunit GcvPA, translated as MRYIPVTCEQREAMLRAVGVSSVDDLFDVIPEAVHLTEPLGLPEAMGEIELAAHLTQLSTINAPATELVSFLGAGTYDHYIPSVVNHVLSKPEFFTAYTPYQPEVSQGTLQAIYEYQSMICGLTGMDVANASMYDGATALVEAALMAARVTKRHRIVCAPTMHPEWQHALATYAEAGVIELSTFAPVGNDGLTGLAGDDGLASLLEGGDVAAVLVSCPNFFGNLEDLDAIARLAHDAGALLVVASNPILLGIMEPPSTYGADIVVGEGQPLGNTMSYGGPGLGFFSCRMAHIRQMPGRVVGRTTDTDGNTAFVLTLSTREQHIRREKATSNICSNHALNALAAGVYLSAVGQEGLAGIARACVAKAHYLREKLLATGRFTAPWETPFGYEFALAYKGDVAEMQDAMLGAGYLAGASVADVESEWPTGIDTTLADKLVLFAVTEKRTREELDAFSEEVASL; from the coding sequence ATGCGCTATATACCAGTCACGTGCGAGCAGCGCGAAGCCATGCTTCGCGCTGTTGGCGTCTCTTCGGTCGACGACCTTTTCGACGTCATCCCTGAGGCGGTCCACCTTACCGAGCCGCTGGGTCTACCCGAAGCGATGGGCGAGATCGAGCTCGCGGCTCACCTGACGCAGCTTTCCACGATCAACGCGCCCGCGACCGAGCTCGTCAGCTTCCTTGGCGCCGGGACGTACGACCACTACATCCCGAGCGTTGTGAACCACGTGCTGTCCAAGCCCGAGTTCTTCACCGCCTACACGCCGTACCAGCCCGAGGTCAGCCAAGGCACGCTGCAGGCCATCTACGAGTACCAGTCGATGATCTGCGGCCTGACCGGCATGGACGTGGCCAACGCGTCAATGTACGACGGCGCGACCGCGCTCGTCGAGGCGGCGCTCATGGCCGCACGCGTCACGAAGCGCCACCGCATCGTCTGCGCGCCGACGATGCACCCCGAGTGGCAGCACGCGCTGGCCACGTACGCCGAGGCGGGCGTTATCGAACTCTCGACGTTCGCGCCAGTCGGCAACGACGGCCTGACCGGGCTGGCCGGTGACGACGGACTCGCGTCGCTGCTTGAGGGTGGCGACGTCGCGGCGGTACTCGTCTCCTGCCCGAACTTCTTTGGCAACCTCGAGGACCTCGACGCAATCGCGCGCCTTGCTCACGACGCCGGCGCGCTGCTGGTCGTCGCGAGCAATCCGATTCTTCTCGGCATCATGGAGCCACCGAGCACGTATGGCGCCGATATCGTGGTGGGCGAAGGGCAGCCGCTCGGCAACACCATGTCGTATGGAGGACCGGGCCTCGGCTTCTTCTCGTGCCGCATGGCGCACATTCGCCAGATGCCGGGCCGCGTCGTGGGTCGCACCACGGACACCGACGGCAACACCGCCTTCGTGCTGACGCTTTCCACTCGCGAGCAGCACATTCGCCGCGAGAAGGCGACCAGTAACATCTGTAGCAACCACGCGCTCAACGCGCTCGCCGCAGGGGTCTACCTCTCAGCCGTGGGGCAAGAGGGGCTCGCCGGCATCGCGCGTGCGTGTGTCGCCAAGGCGCATTACCTGCGCGAGAAGCTGCTTGCGACCGGTCGCTTCACCGCTCCGTGGGAGACGCCGTTCGGTTACGAGTTCGCGCTCGCCTACAAAGGCGACGTCGCCGAGATGCAAGACGCGATGTTGGGTGCGGGGTATCTGGCCGGCGCAAGCGTGGCAGACGTCGAGAGCGAGTGGCCCACCGGCATCGACACGACACTAGCCGACAAGCTCGTGCTCTTCGCCGTGACAGAGAAGCGCACACGTGAAGAACTCGACGCGTTCTCCGAGGAGGTGGCGTCCCTGTGA
- the gcvPB gene encoding aminomethyl-transferring glycine dehydrogenase subunit GcvPB, producing MTESLDNTPAIAPVRGPRSLIFELGSPESRCTEPPAIDVPLAPIDSLLGGRARTSAPTLPNVTELEIMRHYAHLATMNFGVDSGMYPLGSCTMKYNPRINEDACRLPGLAGIHPYQPEETVQGALELMVGLADALGEISGLPGVTLQPAAGAHGELTALMVFRAAHTARGDARKKVIVPDTAHGTNPASVTMCGWETVTIPSDERGLVDVEALRAALDADVAAFMLTNPNTVGLFDPQILEITEAVHAVGAFAYCDGANMNAILGKARPGDMGFDALHINLHKTFSTPHGGGGPGAGPVCVTADLAPFLPGPLPVAFEAGGFGLGWPEYSIGRIKAGYGNFGVMVRAYAYVRALGGPGLTEVAEQAVLSANYLKSRLECAFEVPYGPRCMHEFVMSGERQKNEHGVRTLDMAKRLLDYGFHPPTVYFPMLVHEAMMIEPTETEPLSALDAFADAMLAIAEEAASDPELVKGAPYTTPVRRLDEAGAARNPNLRWTSAGE from the coding sequence GTGACTGAGAGTCTGGACAACACACCCGCCATCGCTCCGGTTCGCGGACCACGCTCGCTGATCTTCGAACTCGGCTCGCCAGAGTCCCGCTGCACCGAGCCGCCAGCAATCGACGTGCCGCTGGCCCCCATCGACTCGCTGCTGGGTGGTCGCGCACGCACGAGCGCGCCGACGCTGCCCAACGTCACCGAACTCGAAATCATGCGCCACTACGCGCACCTGGCGACGATGAACTTCGGAGTCGACTCGGGTATGTATCCGCTCGGCTCATGCACGATGAAGTACAACCCGCGCATCAACGAGGACGCGTGCCGACTCCCGGGCCTTGCGGGCATTCACCCGTATCAGCCCGAAGAGACGGTTCAGGGCGCTCTGGAGTTGATGGTCGGCTTGGCCGACGCTTTGGGCGAGATCTCCGGGTTGCCGGGAGTGACCCTCCAGCCCGCCGCCGGCGCCCATGGTGAACTCACGGCGCTGATGGTCTTCCGAGCAGCCCACACGGCTCGCGGCGATGCACGCAAGAAGGTCATCGTTCCGGACACCGCGCACGGTACCAACCCGGCATCGGTGACCATGTGCGGTTGGGAGACGGTCACCATCCCGAGCGACGAGCGCGGGTTGGTTGACGTCGAGGCGCTTCGCGCCGCACTTGACGCCGACGTTGCTGCGTTCATGCTGACCAATCCCAACACGGTCGGTCTGTTCGACCCGCAGATCCTCGAGATCACTGAGGCCGTTCACGCTGTGGGCGCGTTTGCGTACTGCGACGGCGCCAACATGAACGCGATCCTGGGCAAGGCGCGTCCGGGCGACATGGGCTTTGACGCGCTGCACATCAACCTGCACAAGACGTTCTCCACGCCGCACGGCGGGGGCGGCCCAGGTGCCGGTCCGGTGTGCGTGACCGCGGATCTGGCGCCGTTCCTGCCCGGACCCCTCCCCGTGGCCTTCGAGGCCGGGGGCTTCGGTTTGGGCTGGCCCGAGTACTCGATAGGCCGCATCAAAGCTGGCTACGGCAACTTCGGCGTGATGGTTCGCGCCTACGCCTACGTACGCGCTCTCGGAGGCCCGGGACTCACCGAGGTCGCCGAGCAAGCGGTGCTCTCGGCGAACTACCTCAAGTCGCGACTCGAGTGTGCGTTCGAGGTGCCGTACGGCCCTCGTTGCATGCACGAGTTCGTCATGTCCGGCGAGCGCCAAAAGAACGAGCACGGCGTGCGTACGCTCGACATGGCGAAGCGCCTGCTCGACTACGGCTTCCATCCGCCGACGGTCTACTTCCCGATGCTCGTCCACGAAGCGATGATGATCGAGCCGACCGAGACCGAGCCCCTGTCCGCTCTCGACGCGTTCGCCGACGCGATGCTCGCCATCGCCGAGGAGGCAGCAAGCGACCCCGAGCTGGTGAAGGGTGCGCCCTACACCACGCCCGTCCGCCGACTCGACGAGGCCGGTGCCGCTCGAAACCCTAACCTTCGTTGGACGTCAGCGGGGGAGTGA
- a CDS encoding biotin/lipoate A/B protein ligase family protein: MSAVWRLVIDDGPAEGAWNMALDRAVQLARQAGDVPPTLRLYRWARPTVTLGRFQDAAGVDGGLCAREGIDVVRRYTGGRGVLHDDELTYSIVVGVDDGVPRGTAASYRMLCSALAETYRLLGVDAALTARPRGDGSSAACYLHATPADLSLGLAKLSGSAQVWTADTVLQHGSFARSRDVAREAAVFRLSTQAARRLAAETTTLADTLGEAPSLERIIDAAVAGVQAALGVRLERGPLTAEELELAAGLLGETSADVVPARSLVRGSM, encoded by the coding sequence GTGAGCGCCGTATGGCGACTTGTCATCGACGACGGCCCGGCCGAGGGTGCCTGGAACATGGCTCTCGACCGGGCCGTTCAGCTTGCCCGCCAAGCCGGCGACGTGCCTCCGACTCTGCGGCTTTACCGCTGGGCTCGACCGACCGTCACACTGGGGCGCTTCCAAGACGCGGCGGGAGTGGACGGCGGGCTTTGCGCGCGTGAGGGCATCGATGTCGTGCGCCGCTACACGGGTGGTCGGGGCGTGCTGCACGACGACGAGCTGACCTACTCGATCGTCGTCGGCGTCGACGACGGTGTTCCGCGTGGAACGGCCGCCTCGTACCGCATGCTGTGCTCGGCACTTGCCGAGACGTATCGGCTGCTAGGCGTCGACGCCGCGCTGACGGCCCGACCGCGAGGCGATGGCTCCTCGGCGGCGTGCTACCTGCATGCGACACCGGCCGACCTCTCGCTCGGACTCGCGAAGCTCTCCGGATCGGCGCAGGTGTGGACCGCCGACACGGTGCTGCAACACGGTTCGTTCGCTCGATCGCGCGACGTCGCGCGCGAGGCGGCCGTGTTCCGCCTGTCGACACAGGCAGCACGACGCCTCGCCGCCGAGACCACCACGCTCGCCGACACGCTGGGCGAAGCGCCGTCGCTCGAGCGCATCATAGATGCTGCAGTGGCGGGTGTGCAGGCGGCCCTGGGCGTTCGACTCGAGCGAGGGCCTCTCACCGCCGAGGAGCTCGAACTTGCCGCAGGGTTGCTCGGCGAGACGTCGGCGGATGTGGTGCCTGCTCGGTCGCTTGTCAGAGGCTCAATGTAG
- a CDS encoding FHA domain-containing protein: protein MAQCPGCGAEVGAENTVCPACGAGLSEPTASFEPVGVAASDTVVAPAGEGPVLVVRKGPQPGERFFVDRGKLTIGRDPESDIFLNDITVSRTHAVVESKDDVVSVADAGSLNGTYINGELCDKSTVLNNGDVVQIGTFQMLFLSGPGAL from the coding sequence ATGGCACAGTGCCCGGGTTGCGGAGCCGAGGTAGGCGCCGAGAACACCGTCTGTCCTGCGTGCGGGGCTGGACTCTCCGAGCCGACCGCGTCTTTTGAGCCGGTTGGCGTTGCGGCGTCGGATACGGTTGTCGCACCTGCCGGCGAGGGCCCGGTGCTTGTCGTGCGTAAAGGACCGCAGCCTGGCGAGCGCTTCTTCGTCGACCGCGGCAAGCTCACAATCGGTCGCGATCCCGAGAGCGACATCTTCCTCAACGACATCACCGTTTCGCGCACTCACGCCGTCGTCGAGTCCAAGGACGACGTTGTCTCCGTTGCGGACGCGGGTTCGCTCAACGGCACCTACATCAACGGTGAGCTTTGCGACAAGTCGACCGTTCTGAACAACGGCGATGTCGTTCAGATCGGAACGTTTCAGATGCTGTTTCTCTCTGGCCCAGGAGCCCTGTGA
- a CDS encoding MerR family transcriptional regulator — protein MSSRDYLTIGEIVQRLQGAYPDLSISKVRFLEEEGLVAPERTAGGYRKFSQADVARVEMILRLQKEHFLPLAVIREKLADFDRGKIPAELQRGAVGMTEPLPLTAEDEGPLLLEEAQTALGIPSSFIRELSEFGLVTIEKTDNSDSIERADVQIVHAAWDLRKYGVEPRHLRMYENFSDREAALFSQILMPAFRHRTPESKTKLAETLHDLGNLTDDLKGRLLRRALARAFADLG, from the coding sequence ATGTCGTCGCGCGACTATCTGACCATCGGTGAGATCGTGCAGCGCCTGCAAGGCGCCTACCCCGATCTGTCAATTTCAAAGGTGCGCTTCCTGGAAGAAGAGGGCCTCGTGGCTCCGGAGCGCACTGCCGGCGGCTACCGCAAGTTCTCTCAGGCCGATGTCGCCCGCGTGGAGATGATCCTGCGGCTCCAAAAGGAGCACTTCCTACCTCTGGCCGTGATTCGCGAGAAGCTTGCCGATTTCGATCGTGGCAAGATTCCCGCCGAGCTGCAGCGAGGCGCGGTAGGCATGACCGAGCCGCTGCCGCTGACGGCTGAAGACGAGGGCCCGCTCCTGCTCGAGGAGGCACAGACAGCGCTGGGTATCCCGTCCTCGTTCATCCGTGAGCTTTCGGAGTTTGGTCTCGTCACCATCGAGAAGACCGACAACAGCGATTCGATCGAGCGTGCAGACGTGCAGATCGTTCACGCCGCCTGGGACTTGCGCAAGTACGGCGTCGAGCCGCGTCACCTGCGCATGTACGAGAACTTCTCGGACCGCGAAGCCGCCCTCTTCTCGCAGATCCTGATGCCGGCGTTTCGGCACCGGACGCCGGAGAGCAAGACCAAGCTCGCCGAGACGCTTCACGATCTGGGCAATCTGACTGACGACCTGAAGGGCCGGTTGCTGCGCAGAGCGTTGGCGCGAGCGTTTGCGGATCTCGGCTGA
- the hpt gene encoding hypoxanthine phosphoribosyltransferase yields the protein MDTPLPQICDGIVIDQAAIQRRVAELGVQIAEEFAGQDLRLVTVLKGGLFFLADLCRACETQLAIDFLAVSQYSAGVGGMVRVTKDLSDDIAGASVVLVEDVVDTGLTVNYVYSLLKAHGPARLEVCTLLDKPSRRIADVPITYTGFTLPDRFVVGYGLDVRGRYRNLPYVASVKEEAIFS from the coding sequence GTGGACACGCCCCTCCCCCAGATCTGCGACGGTATCGTTATCGACCAGGCCGCCATCCAGCGGCGTGTTGCCGAATTGGGTGTGCAGATCGCCGAGGAGTTCGCAGGGCAGGACCTTCGGCTCGTCACCGTGCTCAAGGGTGGCCTGTTCTTCTTGGCCGACCTGTGCCGAGCATGCGAGACGCAGCTCGCCATCGACTTCCTGGCCGTCTCGCAGTACTCGGCAGGGGTGGGGGGCATGGTGCGCGTCACCAAGGACCTCTCGGATGACATCGCCGGGGCAAGCGTCGTGCTCGTGGAGGACGTTGTCGACACAGGTCTGACCGTCAACTACGTTTACTCGCTGCTCAAGGCGCACGGTCCGGCTCGGCTGGAGGTGTGCACGCTGCTCGATAAGCCGTCGCGACGCATCGCGGACGTGCCTATCACCTACACCGGCTTCACGCTGCCCGACCGCTTCGTCGTCGGCTACGGACTCGACGTGAGAGGGCGCTACCGCAACCTGCCCTACGTGGCGTCGGTCAAAGAGGAAGCGATTTTCTCGTGA